A window of Polaribacter litorisediminis contains these coding sequences:
- a CDS encoding helix-turn-helix domain-containing protein, translating into MHFQSLIEAIKTRRQNLAVTQEMLSELSGVGLRTLKQFESGKGNPTLETLQKLGNALGMELMFAVKELNVNE; encoded by the coding sequence ATGCACTTTCAATCTTTAATTGAAGCCATCAAAACACGCAGACAGAATCTAGCCGTAACTCAAGAAATGCTTTCAGAGTTATCTGGAGTGGGCTTGCGCACACTAAAGCAATTTGAAAGCGGCAAAGGAAATCCTACTTTAGAGACCCTACAAAAATTAGGGAATGCCTTAGGAATGGAGTTAATGTTTGCCGTTAAGGAACTAAATGTTAACGAATGA
- a CDS encoding T9SS type A sorting domain-containing protein: protein MEFILSNTSVNIIKYLRRKSELKVKDNSAMINVENLSKGVYLLHIENEDKKWSQLFIKK from the coding sequence ATAGAATTTATTTTAAGTAATACTTCTGTAAACATTATAAAGTATCTAAGAAGAAAATCCGAATTAAAAGTCAAAGATAATTCTGCAATGATTAATGTAGAAAATTTATCAAAAGGAGTCTATCTTCTGCATATTGAAAATGAAGATAAAAAATGGTCTCAACTTTTTATTAAGAAATAA
- a CDS encoding YraN family protein, giving the protein MKVYGQTQIKNEYKILEKNYRYLKAEVDIIAKKGTVLAVVEVKTRSTDYFGDPQDFVTPKKIKLLLSAVDYYVVQLDLDVEVRFDIIAIIHQKNETKIEHLKDAFLHF; this is encoded by the coding sequence TTGAAGGTTTACGGGCAGACACAAATTAAAAACGAGTATAAAATCTTAGAAAAAAACTACCGATATTTAAAAGCAGAAGTAGATATTATTGCGAAAAAAGGAACTGTTTTAGCCGTTGTTGAAGTAAAAACACGCTCCACAGATTATTTTGGAGATCCTCAAGATTTTGTCACTCCCAAAAAAATAAAACTATTACTTTCTGCTGTAGATTATTATGTGGTGCAACTAGATTTAGATGTTGAGGTTCGTTTTGATATTATTGCTATTATTCATCAAAAAAACGAAACAAAAATAGAACACCTAAAAGATGCTTTTTTGCATTTTTAA
- a CDS encoding HipA N-terminal domain-containing protein, which translates to MREATVFYKNKVAGILTQLDKGSFVFKYDRDWFLDTKKPAISLTLPKTKQKYTSNYLFPFFYNMLPEGSNKQTVCFENRIDTKDYFGILLTTANQDTIGAVTLKKIEA; encoded by the coding sequence ATGAGAGAAGCAACAGTTTTTTATAAAAATAAAGTGGCAGGTATTTTAACGCAGTTAGATAAGGGTAGCTTTGTGTTTAAGTATGACCGGGATTGGTTTCTTGACACTAAGAAACCAGCAATCAGCTTAACATTACCTAAAACAAAGCAAAAATACACATCTAACTATTTGTTTCCTTTCTTTTATAACATGTTGCCAGAAGGTTCTAATAAACAAACAGTTTGTTTTGAGAACAGAATAGATACAAAAGATTATTTCGGAATTTTATTGACAACAGCAAACCAAGATACCATTGGAGCTGTTACCCTTAAAAAAATAGAAGCGTAA
- a CDS encoding type II toxin-antitoxin system HipA family toxin, translating into MKFPTIIVCPSTLAKGHKIYSSAALRRVFDGKKVSPILLYDSPASNESTDALFTENRKRMSISGVQEKFSIRLEKNKLRLLKDGEQGQYILKPIPNVGKNAHQMPANEHVTMQIARQVFNMETAENALIFFKNGQPAYITKRFDVKGDGSKWAQEDFASLAERTPQTHGADFKYVGNYLELFTILKKYTPAYAVESIKLLKLILFNYLFSNGDAHYKNFSLIETPLGDFKLSPAYDLLNSRLHVNDSDFALEEGLLPPNRTGGKVAQQFYRLGELAGISKKQIEKVFHLLTSKTDEVLQLIEASFLEEKFKRNYTQAYQTRLNKLKRT; encoded by the coding sequence ATGAAGTTTCCTACAATCATAGTTTGTCCTAGTACATTGGCTAAAGGTCATAAAATATATAGTAGCGCCGCTTTAAGACGTGTGTTTGATGGTAAAAAAGTAAGTCCTATTTTACTATACGATTCGCCAGCAAGTAACGAAAGTACTGACGCGTTGTTTACAGAAAACAGAAAACGCATGTCTATTTCTGGCGTACAAGAAAAATTTTCGATACGGTTAGAGAAAAACAAATTACGCTTGCTTAAAGATGGCGAGCAAGGACAATACATTTTAAAACCAATTCCGAATGTTGGTAAAAATGCTCATCAAATGCCAGCTAACGAGCATGTAACGATGCAAATTGCGAGACAGGTATTCAATATGGAGACCGCTGAAAATGCTTTGATATTTTTTAAGAATGGTCAACCGGCATACATTACAAAACGCTTTGATGTAAAAGGTGATGGGAGTAAATGGGCTCAAGAAGATTTTGCGTCTTTAGCAGAGCGAACACCTCAAACACATGGTGCGGATTTTAAATATGTAGGTAATTATTTAGAGCTTTTTACGATTTTAAAAAAATATACACCTGCATATGCTGTAGAGTCCATAAAATTACTAAAATTAATTCTTTTTAACTACTTGTTTTCAAATGGCGATGCGCATTATAAAAACTTCTCATTGATAGAAACCCCTTTAGGTGATTTTAAATTAAGTCCTGCATATGATTTACTAAATAGCAGATTACATGTAAACGATAGTGATTTTGCTTTAGAAGAAGGTTTATTGCCACCCAATAGGACTGGGGGTAAGGTTGCTCAACAATTTTATAGATTAGGAGAGCTTGCTGGTATTTCAAAAAAACAAATTGAAAAAGTGTTCCACCTTTTAACTTCTAAAACCGATGAAGTATTGCAGTTAATTGAGGCTTCATTTCTAGAGGAAAAATTTAAAAGAAATTATACCCAGGCTTATCAAACACGTCTCAATAAATTAAAACGGACATAG
- the lepB gene encoding signal peptidase I — protein MVKLFKKGVFILGVIGVLLFLLWSKLLIVSLVLLIVLDTITLNKIYFFLKTNLSKIVLSVIRYVYIIILPILFAVFIRTFFFDVYYVPSSSMERTLYPGDYVLINKISYGVKLPNHLRNLPVLGTLFVSPENEFNLYTLLKSFKDFKREDIVVFKAVDNSDKFLIKRIIGVSGDTIEIKKTNVYINSKELKQKQNYTYSYIFKQKNNVTLHQNYSNKEYVAVSDKERKNYKKKIEEKTNHNYFLFPVSKQNEWTRDNYGEIVIPKKGMKIKLTEENIAFYNTCAVKFENTDLSKLKNTTYTFKNNYFFMMGDNRHNSIDSRSFGFVPESYIQGKMFGVF, from the coding sequence ATGGTAAAACTATTTAAAAAAGGAGTTTTTATTTTGGGGGTTATAGGAGTGCTGCTTTTCTTACTTTGGTCTAAATTATTGATAGTTTCATTAGTGCTTCTTATCGTTTTAGATACCATTACACTTAATAAAATTTATTTTTTCTTAAAAACTAATTTATCAAAAATAGTTCTATCGGTTATTAGGTATGTTTACATAATTATTCTACCAATTCTATTTGCAGTTTTTATTAGAACCTTTTTCTTTGATGTTTATTATGTTCCTTCTAGTTCTATGGAAAGAACCTTATATCCTGGAGATTATGTGCTGATTAATAAAATTAGTTATGGAGTAAAACTTCCAAATCATCTTCGAAATTTGCCAGTATTAGGTACTTTATTTGTTTCACCAGAAAATGAATTTAATTTATATACCCTATTAAAATCTTTCAAAGATTTTAAACGAGAAGATATCGTGGTTTTTAAAGCGGTAGATAACTCAGATAAATTTCTAATCAAGAGAATTATAGGGGTATCTGGAGACACCATAGAAATTAAAAAAACAAATGTTTATATTAATTCTAAAGAGCTAAAACAAAAACAAAATTATACTTATAGTTATATTTTTAAACAAAAAAATAATGTCACATTGCATCAAAATTATTCTAATAAAGAATATGTAGCAGTTTCAGATAAGGAAAGAAAAAACTACAAGAAAAAAATAGAAGAAAAAACAAACCATAACTATTTCTTATTTCCAGTTAGCAAACAAAATGAATGGACAAGAGATAATTATGGAGAAATCGTTATTCCTAAAAAAGGGATGAAAATAAAACTAACAGAAGAAAATATAGCTTTTTATAATACGTGTGCAGTTAAATTTGAAAATACAGATTTATCAAAACTTAAAAATACAACATATACTTTTAAAAATAATTATTTTTTTATGATGGGAGATAATAGACACAATTCTATAGACTCAAGGAGTTTTGGTTTTGTTCCAGAAAGTTATATTCAGGGAAAGATGTTTGGAGTATTTTAA
- a CDS encoding BF3164 family lipoprotein — translation MKKIIIITCFIFINCKTNIDKEIVKISKDDFPKTEKISGEIILKEDYNRNYSIKVFENILLIRLSDSPNYYSVYNKYTFEYLGSIGVKGEAGNEWITMYDSGQLEKTESGICLWVHRYQKGFFAQVNITKTLATKKPIPIYEKIINIDAKSFPFFNLFYLEDNLNIIGNCWLTDQNQVRIKSYDINTKKIKKSELFPKIKNLEKLPIQVVKSLYSSGFKKHPTKNIFFQAMYMFDRIDIFDENLNLKKSIVGGENWKDNYYDAREINPASNFLEGKVNGYAGISASESYIIAVDVNKKKSNIDNTVKESYIKIFDWEGKPICRLKSTDDLFSISLDEKEGILYATDINNEKVLRYDINKIMEKW, via the coding sequence ATGAAAAAAATAATTATAATTACATGTTTTATATTTATTAATTGCAAAACTAACATTGATAAAGAGATTGTAAAAATAAGTAAAGATGATTTTCCTAAAACCGAAAAAATTTCAGGTGAAATAATACTGAAAGAAGATTACAATAGAAATTACTCAATAAAAGTTTTTGAAAATATTTTGTTAATACGACTATCTGATTCTCCCAATTATTATAGTGTATATAATAAATACACTTTTGAGTATTTAGGTTCTATAGGGGTTAAAGGAGAGGCAGGGAATGAATGGATAACAATGTATGATAGTGGGCAACTTGAAAAAACAGAGTCAGGAATTTGTCTATGGGTTCATAGATATCAAAAAGGTTTTTTTGCCCAAGTTAACATTACTAAAACTTTAGCAACAAAAAAACCTATTCCAATTTATGAAAAAATTATAAATATTGATGCAAAAAGCTTTCCTTTTTTTAATCTTTTTTATTTAGAAGATAATCTAAATATAATAGGTAATTGTTGGTTAACTGATCAAAATCAAGTTAGAATTAAATCTTATGATATCAATACAAAAAAAATAAAAAAATCGGAACTTTTCCCAAAAATAAAAAATTTAGAAAAATTACCAATTCAGGTTGTTAAAAGCCTGTATTCAAGTGGTTTTAAGAAGCATCCAACTAAAAATATCTTTTTTCAAGCAATGTATATGTTTGATAGGATAGATATTTTTGACGAAAATTTGAATTTGAAAAAATCTATTGTAGGAGGTGAAAATTGGAAAGATAATTATTATGATGCAAGAGAAATTAATCCAGCTTCAAATTTTTTAGAGGGAAAAGTAAATGGCTATGCTGGGATTTCAGCTTCTGAGAGTTATATCATTGCTGTAGACGTAAATAAAAAGAAGAGTAATATAGACAATACAGTTAAAGAATCTTATATAAAGATTTTTGATTGGGAAGGAAAACCTATTTGTAGGTTAAAATCTACTGACGATTTATTTTCTATTTCATTAGACGAAAAAGAAGGAATACTTTACGCAACAGATATCAATAATGAAAAAGTATTAAGATATGATATCAATAAGATTATGGAAAAATGGTAA
- a CDS encoding DUF1573 domain-containing protein, producing the protein MVNFKQLIIFIVATILTIFLSLKAKNWYHNKNYSKILFEKTEISMDTIITQKQAEIFFNYKNIGNKSLKIFRIETSCGCTIPTFNTKLILPNKEDRFKVRYERVNKGFFTKELIVYSNSITSPDRLVISGFVPFD; encoded by the coding sequence ATGGTAAATTTTAAACAATTAATTATATTCATTGTTGCAACAATATTAACGATTTTTTTATCCTTAAAAGCGAAAAATTGGTATCATAATAAAAATTATTCTAAAATTCTTTTTGAGAAAACTGAAATAAGTATGGATACTATTATAACCCAAAAACAAGCTGAAATTTTCTTCAATTATAAGAATATTGGGAATAAAAGTTTAAAAATTTTTAGAATTGAGACTTCTTGCGGTTGCACAATACCTACTTTTAATACAAAATTAATTCTTCCAAATAAAGAAGATAGATTTAAAGTAAGGTATGAAAGAGTAAATAAGGGTTTTTTTACAAAAGAACTAATCGTCTACTCTAATAGCATTACTAGTCCCGATCGTTTAGTAATTTCTGGATTCGTCCCTTTTGATTAA